From the genome of Salvia splendens isolate huo1 chromosome 7, SspV2, whole genome shotgun sequence:
TGTGTGCACTACTTTTATCCCCAACATGCGCCTTGAATTTTTCTAGTATTTTTTTCCAATTAGAAAAACCACAACTAGTGAAGGCTTCATCTCCCGGTGCCACATAACCACGCTTGAAAAGAAAACAGTAAAAACAATATGCGGCATGTTTCGCTTCACTATATTCTAGCCAATCATAATCTTTGTACCAAGCATCTCTAAAACTCCTATTATCTTTTCCTTGACGcgttttttgaaaaatattatcCTTTGGTTGACAAGGGCCTTTTGCTACATATTCTCTACGAATACGATCCCAGATATTCACACCATATTCTGCAATTGGTTTTCGCAAATCAGGATCAGCCTTGATTTCACTTTCATTTATATCATCATTCTCCATCAAATTTTCTTCAGCATTATGTGCTTCTAGTTCTTGACAAGAATCCAAAATTGTTGGTCTTTTTCCAAAATATTTCTCCATAcctaatgaaacaaaaaaaggtataattataaaatattataacaAAGTAACTAT
Proteins encoded in this window:
- the LOC121810623 gene encoding zinc finger MYM-type protein 1-like, producing the protein MEKYFGKRPTILDSCQELEAHNAEENLMENDDINESEIKADPDLRKPIAEYGVNIWDRIRREYVAKGPCQPKDNIFQKTRQGKDNRSFRDAWYKDYDWLEYSEAKHAAYCFYCFLFKRGYVAPGDEAFTSCGFSNWKKILEKFKAHVGDKSSAHNKARIEYENFVNQRQSVAYVVSRGMTTKEKEYRIRLTATVDVVRFLLIQGLPFRGHDESSTSLNKCNFLELLEWYGLRNDEVGKVILKNAPGNNQMTSPSVQKDMANACAVETTELGDRHFSILVDESRD